In Aquila chrysaetos chrysaetos unplaced genomic scaffold, bAquChr1.4, whole genome shotgun sequence, the following proteins share a genomic window:
- the IL4I1 gene encoding L-amino-acid oxidase isoform X2, with product MSRIVLFQILLLVGLLSAKRFQSFPEYCLHDKDYKELLKIVKDGLEPATHPAKVVIVGAGISGLTAAKLLRDAGHRVTVLEMSNQVGGRIRTYRPEGQDWYVELGAMRLPGKHRLVREFIRQFDLKLNPFIQTDDNTWYFVNGTRIRAEEVNRNPKILNYTVEPSERGKSASQLYREALNKAFKNFQTADCKKYLAKYDSFSTKEYLIKVGNLSRGAVQMIGDLLNEDSGFYLSFLASLWDFDIFSNESFDEITGGFDQLPKAFHKALPNVIQFNCTVEKIMTKGNKVRVFYRAPDTLTPTIVTADYVLVTSTAKATRHIQFLPPLSSAKTHALRSIHYASSSKIALACTEKFWEKDGIQGGQSITDRPSRFIYYPSHNFSSGLGVILASYTWNDDAEFFLPLTDEKYLDVVLQDLSDIHQVSKEYLQYTCDQYVIQKWQLDKHSLGAFAAFTPYQFVDYSQALFNHEGRVHFAGEHAAQPHAWIDTAMKSAVRAASNIHHDSSEAPMLKKEGEWEQPGSFLQKEDL from the exons ATGTCTAGGATCG TCCTCTTCCAAATACTCCTGCTAGTAGGTCTCCTAAGTGCAAAGAGGTTTCAATCTTTCCCTGAATATTGCCTTCATGACAAAGACTACAAGGAACTGCTGAAGATTGTCAAAGATGGGCTAGAACCTGCAACTCATCCAGCAAAAGTGGTCATTGTCGGTGCAGGAATAAGCGGGCTTACAGCAGCAAAGTTGCTCCGAGATGCTGGCCACAGG GTTACTGTTCTGGAAATGAGCAATCAGGTTGGTGGACGGATCAGGACGTACCGACCAGAGGGGCAGGACTGGTACGTGGAGCTGGGAGCCATGCGCCTGCCAGGCAAGCACAG gcTTGTCCGTGAATTCATTAGGCAGTTTGACCTGAAGCTAAACCCATTCATCCAGACAGACGACAACACCTGGTACTTTGTGAACGGCACTCGGATAAGAGCTGAGGAAGTTAACAGAAACCCCAAGATCCTAAACTATACAGTGGAACCATCAGAGAGAGGCAAGAGTGCCAGCCAGCTTTATAGAGAAGCACTAAACAAG GCTTTCAAGAATTTCCAGACTGCAGACTGCAAGAAATATCTAGCTAAATATGACTCCTTCTCCACCAAG GAGTATTTGATTAAAGTAGGAAATCTAAGCCGAGGAGCAGTTCAGATGATTGGTGACCTGTTGAACGAGGACTCTGGATTTtatctctccttccttgcctcactGTGGGATTTTGATATCTTCTCTAACGAGAG ttttgATGAAATCACAGGGGGATTTGACCAACTGCCCAAAGCCTTCCATAAAGCATTGCCCAATGTCATTCAGTTCAATTGCACAGTGGAGAAAATCATGACCAAGGGAAACAAAGTCCGTGTGTTTTACCGTGCTCCGGACACTCTGACCCCAACCATAGTAACTGCAGATTACGTCCTTGTCACATCCACCGCCAAAGCCACCAGGCACATCCAGTTCCTGCCACCACTCTCTTCTGCAAAGACCCACGCCCTGCGCTCCATCCACTATGCAAGCTCCTCCAAAATAGCCTTGGCTTGCACCGAGAAGTTCTGGGAGAAGGACGGCATCCAAGGAGGGCAGTCTATCACCGACCGCCCTTCCCGCTTTATCTACTACCCCAGCCACAACTTCTCCAGTGGCTTGGGCGTGATCCTGGCTTCCTACACCTGGAACGATGATGCTGAGTTTTTCCTGCCTCTCACAGATGAGAAGTACCTGGATGTGGTCCTCCAAGACCTGTCAGATATCCACCAAGTGAGCAAGGAGTACCTGCAGTACACCTGCGACCAGTACGTGATACAGAAGTGGCAGCTGGACAAACACTCCCTGGGGGCATTTGCTGCCTTCACGCCTTACCAGTTTGTTGACTACTCGCAGGCTCTCTTCAATCACGAGGGCAGGGTGCATTTTGCAGGAGAACACGCAGCTCAGCCCCATGCCTGGATTGACACCGCCATGAAATCAGCCGTCAGGGCTGCAAGCAACATCCATCATGACAGCAGTGAAGCCCCAATGctgaaaaaggagggggagtgGGAGCAGCCAGGGAGTTTCTTGCAGAAGGAAGATCTCTGA
- the IL4I1 gene encoding L-amino-acid oxidase isoform X1, with product MLIAKCLRCIIFFFFLSLVLFQILLLVGLLSAKRFQSFPEYCLHDKDYKELLKIVKDGLEPATHPAKVVIVGAGISGLTAAKLLRDAGHRVTVLEMSNQVGGRIRTYRPEGQDWYVELGAMRLPGKHRLVREFIRQFDLKLNPFIQTDDNTWYFVNGTRIRAEEVNRNPKILNYTVEPSERGKSASQLYREALNKAFKNFQTADCKKYLAKYDSFSTKEYLIKVGNLSRGAVQMIGDLLNEDSGFYLSFLASLWDFDIFSNESFDEITGGFDQLPKAFHKALPNVIQFNCTVEKIMTKGNKVRVFYRAPDTLTPTIVTADYVLVTSTAKATRHIQFLPPLSSAKTHALRSIHYASSSKIALACTEKFWEKDGIQGGQSITDRPSRFIYYPSHNFSSGLGVILASYTWNDDAEFFLPLTDEKYLDVVLQDLSDIHQVSKEYLQYTCDQYVIQKWQLDKHSLGAFAAFTPYQFVDYSQALFNHEGRVHFAGEHAAQPHAWIDTAMKSAVRAASNIHHDSSEAPMLKKEGEWEQPGSFLQKEDL from the exons ATGCTTATTGCCAAGTGCCTTCgttgcattattttcttcttttttctctccctagTCCTCTTCCAAATACTCCTGCTAGTAGGTCTCCTAAGTGCAAAGAGGTTTCAATCTTTCCCTGAATATTGCCTTCATGACAAAGACTACAAGGAACTGCTGAAGATTGTCAAAGATGGGCTAGAACCTGCAACTCATCCAGCAAAAGTGGTCATTGTCGGTGCAGGAATAAGCGGGCTTACAGCAGCAAAGTTGCTCCGAGATGCTGGCCACAGG GTTACTGTTCTGGAAATGAGCAATCAGGTTGGTGGACGGATCAGGACGTACCGACCAGAGGGGCAGGACTGGTACGTGGAGCTGGGAGCCATGCGCCTGCCAGGCAAGCACAG gcTTGTCCGTGAATTCATTAGGCAGTTTGACCTGAAGCTAAACCCATTCATCCAGACAGACGACAACACCTGGTACTTTGTGAACGGCACTCGGATAAGAGCTGAGGAAGTTAACAGAAACCCCAAGATCCTAAACTATACAGTGGAACCATCAGAGAGAGGCAAGAGTGCCAGCCAGCTTTATAGAGAAGCACTAAACAAG GCTTTCAAGAATTTCCAGACTGCAGACTGCAAGAAATATCTAGCTAAATATGACTCCTTCTCCACCAAG GAGTATTTGATTAAAGTAGGAAATCTAAGCCGAGGAGCAGTTCAGATGATTGGTGACCTGTTGAACGAGGACTCTGGATTTtatctctccttccttgcctcactGTGGGATTTTGATATCTTCTCTAACGAGAG ttttgATGAAATCACAGGGGGATTTGACCAACTGCCCAAAGCCTTCCATAAAGCATTGCCCAATGTCATTCAGTTCAATTGCACAGTGGAGAAAATCATGACCAAGGGAAACAAAGTCCGTGTGTTTTACCGTGCTCCGGACACTCTGACCCCAACCATAGTAACTGCAGATTACGTCCTTGTCACATCCACCGCCAAAGCCACCAGGCACATCCAGTTCCTGCCACCACTCTCTTCTGCAAAGACCCACGCCCTGCGCTCCATCCACTATGCAAGCTCCTCCAAAATAGCCTTGGCTTGCACCGAGAAGTTCTGGGAGAAGGACGGCATCCAAGGAGGGCAGTCTATCACCGACCGCCCTTCCCGCTTTATCTACTACCCCAGCCACAACTTCTCCAGTGGCTTGGGCGTGATCCTGGCTTCCTACACCTGGAACGATGATGCTGAGTTTTTCCTGCCTCTCACAGATGAGAAGTACCTGGATGTGGTCCTCCAAGACCTGTCAGATATCCACCAAGTGAGCAAGGAGTACCTGCAGTACACCTGCGACCAGTACGTGATACAGAAGTGGCAGCTGGACAAACACTCCCTGGGGGCATTTGCTGCCTTCACGCCTTACCAGTTTGTTGACTACTCGCAGGCTCTCTTCAATCACGAGGGCAGGGTGCATTTTGCAGGAGAACACGCAGCTCAGCCCCATGCCTGGATTGACACCGCCATGAAATCAGCCGTCAGGGCTGCAAGCAACATCCATCATGACAGCAGTGAAGCCCCAATGctgaaaaaggagggggagtgGGAGCAGCCAGGGAGTTTCTTGCAGAAGGAAGATCTCTGA